A genomic segment from Burkholderia plantarii encodes:
- a CDS encoding transglycosylase SLT domain-containing protein has translation MRRVPCSIVLLLVCVCAAPVAFAAAADAAAPVPAVAASAAAPEAIASAPLAQAGAPARGPVSIYLIRKFGVAKQKAEQISDAVSLAAAKYSLPPAVLLAIISIESRFREKAKGANGATGLMQVVPSVHRGLLRNVKDLTEPTANINAGSAILYGYMQAANGDLDTAMRRYGGSQAYAQKIRLRAEEFDKNLRPAVLNVPDAPAASDADPDDRRAAISRSRAQ, from the coding sequence ATGCGGCGCGTCCCCTGTTCGATCGTTCTCCTGCTCGTCTGCGTTTGCGCGGCGCCCGTGGCATTCGCGGCGGCGGCGGATGCCGCCGCGCCCGTGCCCGCCGTCGCGGCATCGGCCGCCGCCCCGGAAGCGATCGCATCCGCGCCGCTCGCGCAGGCCGGCGCGCCGGCCAGGGGGCCGGTATCCATCTACCTGATCCGCAAGTTCGGCGTCGCGAAGCAGAAGGCCGAGCAGATCTCCGACGCCGTCTCGCTGGCCGCCGCGAAGTATTCGCTGCCGCCCGCCGTGCTGCTCGCGATCATCTCGATCGAGTCGCGCTTTCGCGAGAAGGCGAAGGGCGCGAACGGCGCCACCGGGCTCATGCAGGTCGTGCCGTCCGTGCATCGCGGGCTGCTGCGCAACGTGAAGGATTTGACCGAGCCCACCGCCAACATCAACGCGGGCTCCGCGATCCTCTACGGCTACATGCAGGCCGCCAACGGCGACCTCGATACCGCGATGCGCCGCTACGGCGGCTCGCAGGCCTATGCGCAGAAGATCCGGCTGCGCGCCGAGGAGTTCGACAAGAACCTGCGGCCCGCCGTGCTGAACGTACCCGACGCGCCCGCCGCCTCCGACGCGGACCCGGACGACCGG